One part of the Leptolyngbya sp. FACHB-261 genome encodes these proteins:
- a CDS encoding SRPBCC family protein, with product MTKLWLARLRSGLCLGGLYLAGALLWSGLSLPVSAQSRPSHRAIDTLPAQERVLLQRGRPVITGDNGRYTARVLVRATPAQVWSVITDYGNFWRFLPNIASSRVVERQGNRRVVEQVDRRRIALTTISSRVRLAITETPRRGFSFQLLEGNLKKMQGNWRLEPLRAYPGGPVTQVLITQQIQAEPNQGIPAGLFYRLFRSQLSDHLEAIRTEIATRQS from the coding sequence ATGACCAAGTTGTGGCTCGCTCGTCTGCGTTCAGGCTTGTGCCTCGGTGGCTTGTACCTAGCTGGAGCATTGCTTTGGTCTGGGTTATCGCTGCCCGTCTCTGCCCAGTCTCGCCCATCTCACAGGGCAATCGACACCCTCCCTGCGCAGGAACGAGTACTACTGCAACGGGGACGCCCAGTTATTACAGGTGACAACGGCAGGTATACGGCGCGTGTGCTGGTGCGCGCAACTCCGGCCCAGGTCTGGTCGGTGATCACGGACTATGGCAATTTCTGGCGTTTCCTACCCAATATTGCCAGTAGCCGAGTGGTCGAAAGACAGGGCAATCGGCGGGTCGTTGAGCAGGTGGACCGTCGGCGGATTGCCCTGACGACGATTAGTTCACGGGTGCGACTTGCAATTACAGAAACACCTCGGCGGGGTTTCAGTTTTCAATTGCTGGAGGGCAATTTGAAGAAGATGCAGGGCAACTGGCGGTTAGAGCCGTTGCGGGCTTATCCCGGCGGGCCGGTGACGCAGGTGTTGATCACACAGCAGATTCAAGCGGAGCCAAATCAAGGCATACCCGCAGGGCTGTTCTATCGGCTGTTCCGCAGTCAGTTGTCCGACCATTTAGAGGCAATTCGAACAGAGATTGCAACCCGCCAGTCTTAA
- a CDS encoding GUN4 domain-containing protein: protein MNHPQVPGSSEPSPDDQQQAIQIQNLQEQLSLLRRTNECLCRDNADLKRGRDALIARLTLLENALRDRNGDSNEAQSDPFPESDRWLLSTSQANYAVLKDLLALQAWDEADCETQQLMLQVAGSEAQELGFLTAEHIDAFPCLDLKIINKLWTIYSNGRYGFMVQREIWSRTHSTRNLWCDPELEGYYPKREGLGSSLAKRLLRCALDDF from the coding sequence ATGAATCATCCTCAGGTACCCGGCTCCTCCGAGCCATCACCAGACGATCAGCAACAAGCCATTCAGATTCAAAATTTACAAGAGCAGTTGAGCCTGCTGCGCCGTACCAATGAGTGCCTGTGCCGGGACAACGCTGATCTTAAGCGAGGACGAGACGCCTTGATCGCCCGTCTGACTCTTCTAGAAAACGCCTTGCGCGACCGAAATGGCGATTCTAACGAAGCCCAATCCGATCCCTTTCCCGAGTCAGATCGCTGGCTCCTGAGCACTTCCCAAGCGAACTATGCAGTGCTCAAAGACCTGCTAGCTCTACAAGCCTGGGACGAGGCTGATTGCGAAACCCAACAGCTCATGCTTCAAGTCGCCGGTTCTGAAGCGCAAGAGTTAGGCTTCTTAACCGCAGAGCACATCGACGCCTTTCCCTGCCTCGACTTAAAAATCATCAATAAGCTTTGGACAATCTACTCCAATGGTCGCTATGGCTTCATGGTTCAACGTGAAATCTGGTCCCGTACCCATAGCACTCGCAACCTCTGGTGTGATCCGGAACTTGAGGGTTACTACCCCAAGCGTGAGGGCTTGGGCAGTTCTCTTGCAAAACGTCTACTGCGCTGTGCCCTAGATGATTTCTAA